DNA from Acetobacter aceti NBRC 14818:
GGTGCGCTGACCGATCGGTTCGGTCAGTTTCATCGCATGCCAGCGCCGCCCCATCAAGTCGTGAGCATAAGACCGCCGCTCCGGAAGCCACCGAAATTAACGAAATAATGCCACCGGTCGCGCCCTTACAGACCGGGGTCTCCCGGCAATGTTTCCCAGCCCAGACCGATAATCGCCGCACGACGTCGGCCCGCTCCATCCAGCCTGAGCACGATCACGTTCTGCTCTTCCAGCCATCCCAGAATACGGCGCGCGCGCCCGGTCGAGTGCGTCCCATAAACCTTGGCGATGGTCGTATCGGAAGGACAAACCGCCTGTTCCAGCGCGGCGCGCGCCAGATAGAGAAACACGCCCTGCATGTCTTCGGGCAGCGTGGAAGCAACAGCTTCCGCTTCCTGCCACTCGGCAGACTCGGCGGCTTCAACACTGATGCCACTTCGGGCGGACGCAAGGGCGCGCCGGAAACTCTTCATATCCATCGCGTCGCGTCCGAATCCGGCGATACGACACCGAACCAGAAAGTCCTGATAGAGCGAAGCGGGCGGGCGGAACCCGCCATCGTCTTCCGCCAGCACATCCCGCAACACCGCTTCCATCTGCTGGCGGCGCTCACGGGGATCGACACAATCCTCCTCGTCTGAGGCCTCTGTTTCGGCCAGAGCCGCACCGTGCGTGGCAAGCTGCGTCAGCAGGTCCGGCGGCGGCGGAGCGACAGGGCGCTTTGCACGCAGCATCACTTCGGCTTCCGGGAGCGGCGCAAGAATCAGATCCGCGACCTGTTCGGTCGGCGGCCTGAACGGCTCCAGAACGGGACCGGCGGAGCGGCTTTCCGTTTCAACCTTCCCGATCCGGATAGTAACTGGACGGCGACACAAAGCCGGACCGAGCGCCACGAATGTGCCACGCTGAAGATCACGGAACGCTTCCGCCTGCCGCCGTTCCATTCCGAGCAGATCGGCGGCGCGCGCCATATCGATGTCGAGAAACGTGCGGCCCATCAGAAAATTGGACGCTTCAGCGGCGACGTTCTTGGCGAGTTTGGCCAGACGCTGCGTGGCGATCACTCCGGCCAGTCCGCGTTTACGGCCACGGCACATCAGATTGGTCATGGCCCCCAGCGAGGCCCGTCTGGCTTCGTCCGAGACCTCGCCTGCCGCCGCTGGTGCGAAAAGCTGGGCCTCATCCACCACGACCAGCACGGGATACCAGTGCGACCGGGGCACATCGAACATGCCGCCAAGAAAGGCCGCAGCCCGCTTCATCTGAAGATCGGCATCCAGTCCTTCCAGATTGAGGACCACGGAAGCCCGATGCACCCGCATCCGCTCTCCCGCCGCCTGTAACGCCATTTCCGTATGCTCTGCCGCATCGATCACGAGATGGCTGTACGCCTCGGCCAGACTGACGAAATCGCCTTCCGGATCAATGATCGCCTGTTGCACGAGATTGCCTGTCTGCTCCAGCAGACGCCGCAGCAGATGCGATTTTCCAGAGCCCGAATTGCCCTGCACAAGCAGGCGGGTTGCAAGCAGTTCAGCGAGATTCATCATTGCCGGACCGCCGCCGACAATCTCGCCCAATTCGATGGTGCTGGTCATGCCGCCCCGATACAGTCCCGACTCCTGTTCAGGCAACCGCTTCCCGCTCGGCAAGCCACGCCAGAACGCCCTGCCCCGCTGCCCGTCCCGTCGCCATGACTGCCTGCAACAGATAGCCCCCCGTGGGCGCTTCCCAATCGAGCATTTCTCCACAGGCAAAAACGCCCGGCAGCGCTTTCAGCATGAACCGCTGGTCCACGCCGTCCCGACAGATGCCGCCCGCAGATGAAATAGCCCGCTCCAGAGGCTCTGTTGCCGTCAGCTTTATTGGAATGGCTTTCAGACGCTGCGCCAGTCGTTCAGGGTCTGTCGGAATTTCTCCCATTTCACGCAAAAGACCAACGGCGACAGAGGGCAGTTGCAAGGCTTTGCGCAGGCGATTGGAGAGACTTTCGCGTGCGCGTGACCGTTTCAGCCTATCCGTCATCTGAGCCACATCGAAATCGGGTCGCAGGTCGAGCTGAACCTCAGCCTTGCCATCACGCTCCAGAGCATCACGTAGGCGTGCCGACAAGGTGTAAACCGCGCCGCCTTCAAGCCCTTTATCAGTGATCACAGCTTCTCCCCGGCATGTTTCACCGGCGAAGGACAGGGCTATCCGTTTCAGAGGAACGCCGGAAAATCTTTCCTTGAATCCTTCCGACCATTCGACATGAAAGCCGCAGTTAGCCGGGCGTAGTGCTGCGACGGCAACGCCAGCAGCAGACAGGAGCGATACCCAGCCTCCATCGGAACCCAGTCGTGTCCAGCTGCCACCGCCCAAAGCCAGCACTGTGGCGTCCGGCGTCAGAATTTCCTCTTTACCATCACGGGACATCAGAACGATGTCGCCGTTGCTGTTCCAGCCCTGCCACCGCATTCCAGCTCGAAAATGCACGCCACGGTCAGCCAGTCTGTTCAGCCAGGCGCGCAACAACGGCGAGGCTTTCATCGTTTTTGGAAACACGCGACCGGAACTACCCGTGAAGCAAGGCTGCCCCAACTCCTCCGCCCACGCTGTCATCATGGCGGGAGAGAAAGCAGACAGAGCGGGCGTCAGCCAATCCTCCGCCGCGCCATACCGTTTCAAAAAAATGCTTTCCTGTTCCGCATTCGTCAGATTGAGGCCACTCCGGCCAGCCATCAGTAATTTACGGCCGAAGCTTGCCATGTGGTCCACGACAGTCACTTCACAACGGCCCTTCGTCAGGGTTTCCGCAGCTGCCAATCCGGCTGGACCACCACCGATCACCAGCACCTGTGGTCTGCTTTGCTCTGTCATGGTGATGGGCTCCCCTGCTCGTCAGCGTCTTGAGGCTTCCTATCCGCAAATCTTCGAACAAGGATAGAGGCAGGATGCTCAGACCAATGCAGGTTGATGGGAACGCTCTTACGTCACCGGCGTGCGTTGTGTTCCGGCTGGCTGTTTCAGACGCCACACATACGCAATGATAGCTGCGACTGCCTGAAAATATTCGTATGGAATTTCGGTATCTTCCGGAAGCTTATACAAGGAACGAGCCAGAGGCGGATTTGAAACAACCGGCACTTTCGCTTCATAAGCAAACTCCCTGATCCGTCCTGCCAGTTCATCAGCGCCTTTCGCCACGATCTTTGGCGCGCCACTCGTGCCGACTTCGTAGGACAAGGCGACAGCGTAATGGGTCGGGTTCGTAACAACTACTGTGGCTGACTGGACCGCTTTTCTGATCAGTTTCCGGTTGCGCTGCATACGCAACTGTTTCTGACGTCCTTTGACATGAGGATCGCCTTCAGAATCCTTCATCTCATCCTTGATGTCCTGTCGGCTCATCTTCAGATCCTGAAGTCTTTTGTACCGTGTCCACCCTTCATCAAGAACGATGATCGCCACCTGAACAACAAGAACAGAAATCAGGACTCTGAGCGTGATCTTGCTTATCTGAGCTGAAAAGGTTTCAGCGGACCAGAACATTGTTCTCGGAGCCAGAACAAGAACATCCTTCACCACACCGTAGAGGATAAGAGAAAAGACCACGACTTTCAGAATGGATTTCAAGGCTTCGATAAGGCTTGTAACACCGAACATCTTCTTGATCCCCTTGAGGGGATTCAATCTTCCAATATCGGGTATCAGAGCTTCGGGACGAAACAGAAAACCGGACTGCATTGCGGCTGTTGCAATTCCACCCGCCACAGCCGCAACGATGACTGGAAAGGCCAGCATCATCAGCATTTTGCAGCTCATTTCGAGAAGAAAGGCCACAGTTGCAGGATTGAGATGGATTTCCTCGACATGATCACAGAGACCAGCCATCTGAGAGATAAAACTGTTTGCGCTGGCAGGCACAATCATCACCAGAGCGATGGTTGCCAATCCCAAACCAGAGAAAATATGCAGCTCTCTCGACTGGGCAATATTACCCTGTTCGCGGGCTTTCTCTAGTCTTCTGCCCGTTGGGGCTTCTGTATTATCGCCATTCCCGGATTCTGCCATTTACGTTAAATCCGACAAGAAAAAATTTCTGTATTCAATGAACTAGCCCATATCCAGGCAACAGGACCAGACCGGCAGATGCTGCATGCGTCCAGACAGACAACATGCTCTTGAGCAGCAAAGCCAGCAGAAATATGCCTCCCAGGAGCTGCGCGGGCATTGCAAGATTGTAAACCTGTAGGCCCGGTGAGAAACGACTCAGAAGACCCAGCATGATCGGCCAGATTGTGCCGATGAGAACAACGGGCATCGCCAACTGGAAAGCCAGAAAAAAGGAATACTCTGTTGCTTTCGCGACAGAGTTTGCTGCATCGCCAAGAAATGGAAAATGTCCGGGTGGAAAGACCTGATAACTCCCCACGAGCGCATTCAATGGAAAAATATAGAGACTGGAAGAAAAAACAATCAGTGTGATCGACAACTGGGCCAGATGACTGAGCGGCGTGCTTTGGGCACCCAATTCCGGATCTGGCTGCAATACGTTCGATATACCAATGAATGTTGACATGATCTGAATGGAGATCGGAAAAGACAGCATCATCAGTTGCGCGAGCCATCCGATCAAAGCCCCACTGAGGAAATCGGAACAAAGCAACGCGAGAAGCCGCGCCGGCACCATAACGTCATCAGAGATAGCGGAAGCAAATTGCGGCTGCACAAGCGGAAACAGAAGAAGACTGACTCCGATCGCCATTGCGGCTCTGACTGTCATCGGTGTGGACTGAAACATGAATGCCGGAAAAGCGACAAACATCGCAGCCACCCGCGCAAGAATGGCAATAAAAATCACGGCCTGCGTAGGCAGGGTCGCAATAAACTGATCCAGATCAGGGTTCAAGACGCCCCTGCAACAATCAACTGATCAAAAACATGTCGTGTGTAAGTAACGAGAGTTCCATACATAAAAGGCCCTCCCACCAGCAATGCCGCCATTGATGCAAGAAATTTCGGCAGGAATGCCAATGTTGATTCATTGATCTGCGTTACTGCCTGAAAAATAGACACAAGCAGTCCCGCAGCCATGGAGGCCAATAAGGCAGGAGCACCAACTTTTACAGCGACAAAAAGTGTTTCTCGTAATACGGAGGCTACATCAACTGAATTCATTTAATAAAATCCTGTTAAATATTTAAATCGTCATACGCATGATATCCTGATAGGACTGAATAACTTTATCACGCACAACAGAGGCGGTTTGCAGTACCATTTGAGCCTGCGATACCGAGGTGACAATATCGGTCAGGTTGCCGTGTCCCGTCAGCCCCGAAGCGGCTTTCAATTCAGCTTCCTTGTTGCTGGAAACAGCCCCTTCTATTGCCGTTTCCAGAACATCGCCAAAATTCTGTCCACCCGACGCGCCGGATACAAGACCATCAGCATCGTCTGCCGGTAGTCCTGTTTCCAGGGATGACTGGGTCTTGGCGTAAGCTGCAGCGGCAGCAGAATTACTTGTAGTCGAAGATATTATCATTTCAGAAGATCTATTGTTCGAGTGACCATTGTGCGTGTTGTCTGAAACGTATTCAGATTTGCTTCGTAAGATCTCTGGGCTTCATGCGAGTCAACAACCTCAACCATGGTGTTAACATTGGGCATTTTGACATAGCCCCTTGTATCAGCCGCCGGATTTGTCGGGTCATAGCGCATTTCAAAATCGGACATATCGTGCCCGACCTTTTTGACTTTTACCTTTGAAACCCCGGTATTGTTATCGAGCACATTTTCAAATGAAATGGTTTTTCTGCGGTAAGGGTCTGCTCCCGGCGTGGAACCGACAGTGTCCTTGTTGGCAATATTCTCTGCCACCACACGCAATCTTTCTGACTGCGCCTCCATTCCTGCAGCAGAGATAGATAATGTCGAATTAATATCCACTCTCCAATCCCTCCTTATTTACCCAGAACGGAATTGAGCATGCTCCGATAACTTGAATAGACATTGGTCGCGAGCCTCTGCTGGTCCGATGTTTCAGCAACAAGCTGCATCTGGGTCTCAAGAGAGACACGATTTCCATCAAGCGACTGCGTGCTGGAAGCTTCGTTCGATTTCTGGTTTACGTTTCTTTTGCCAGCAATATGACGCTCTGAAGTCGTGGCAAGCTCACCACCAAACTGCGATAGCATACTTTCAAAAGGCGCCATGTCTTTTGCGACGTATTCCGGCGTGTCTGCATTCGCGATATTGGAAGCAAGAATCTGCTCGCGATTATCCAGCCAGTCCAGACGTCTCTGAGCGAGACCAAAGAGATCCACCCCACCCGCAGCGGGACGTGAAGCATCAAACATGCACAAATTCCTGTATCATGTGAGTGGGACGTTACAGCACCGGAAACTCCTGCACTTATCGAACAGAAAAACTGCAATATCGTTAATACGACGCCCAAATGGACCATTCGTTTACACAGAAAGAAAATAATCTTCTGTAAAGGAATGATTCATCTTCAGGTTCCAAATCTGACATCTCCGGAACCTGGACGACGGAACATTATCTGTATGGGATTCTACGACACGCTCTCGGTCACACTGGCTCTCATTGCCGTGCTCGCCATGATTCTGCTCAGCCGAAATGGCTGGAAGATTGCAGCACGCTTTAGTGGAAACCGTCGCAGTTCGGGGACTCTCTCCATGGAAGCCTCTCTGGTTCTGGACACCAGAAGACGGCTGAGCGTGGT
Protein-coding regions in this window:
- a CDS encoding flagellar hook-basal body complex protein FliE produces the protein MIISSTTSNSAAAAAYAKTQSSLETGLPADDADGLVSGASGGQNFGDVLETAIEGAVSSNKEAELKAASGLTGHGNLTDIVTSVSQAQMVLQTASVVRDKVIQSYQDIMRMTI
- a CDS encoding flagellar biosynthetic protein FliO, whose protein sequence is MGFYDTLSVTLALIAVLAMILLSRNGWKIAARFSGNRRSSGTLSMEASLVLDTRRRLSVVTWEGQRFLLLTGGPNDLVVSGTYPLASMEENEA
- a CDS encoding flagellar basal body rod protein FlgB; this translates as MFDASRPAAGGVDLFGLAQRRLDWLDNREQILASNIANADTPEYVAKDMAPFESMLSQFGGELATTSERHIAGKRNVNQKSNEASSTQSLDGNRVSLETQMQLVAETSDQQRLATNVYSSYRSMLNSVLGK
- a CDS encoding ATP-binding protein yields the protein MTSTIELGEIVGGGPAMMNLAELLATRLLVQGNSGSGKSHLLRRLLEQTGNLVQQAIIDPEGDFVSLAEAYSHLVIDAAEHTEMALQAAGERMRVHRASVVLNLEGLDADLQMKRAAAFLGGMFDVPRSHWYPVLVVVDEAQLFAPAAAGEVSDEARRASLGAMTNLMCRGRKRGLAGVIATQRLAKLAKNVAAEASNFLMGRTFLDIDMARAADLLGMERRQAEAFRDLQRGTFVALGPALCRRPVTIRIGKVETESRSAGPVLEPFRPPTEQVADLILAPLPEAEVMLRAKRPVAPPPPDLLTQLATHGAALAETEASDEEDCVDPRERRQQMEAVLRDVLAEDDGGFRPPASLYQDFLVRCRIAGFGRDAMDMKSFRRALASARSGISVEAAESAEWQEAEAVASTLPEDMQGVFLYLARAALEQAVCPSDTTIAKVYGTHSTGRARRILGWLEEQNVIVLRLDGAGRRRAAIIGLGWETLPGDPGL
- a CDS encoding EscU/YscU/HrcU family type III secretion system export apparatus switch protein, producing the protein MAESGNGDNTEAPTGRRLEKAREQGNIAQSRELHIFSGLGLATIALVMIVPASANSFISQMAGLCDHVEEIHLNPATVAFLLEMSCKMLMMLAFPVIVAAVAGGIATAAMQSGFLFRPEALIPDIGRLNPLKGIKKMFGVTSLIEALKSILKVVVFSLILYGVVKDVLVLAPRTMFWSAETFSAQISKITLRVLISVLVVQVAIIVLDEGWTRYKRLQDLKMSRQDIKDEMKDSEGDPHVKGRQKQLRMQRNRKLIRKAVQSATVVVTNPTHYAVALSYEVGTSGAPKIVAKGADELAGRIREFAYEAKVPVVSNPPLARSLYKLPEDTEIPYEYFQAVAAIIAYVWRLKQPAGTQRTPVT
- a CDS encoding flagellar biosynthetic protein FliR: MNPDLDQFIATLPTQAVIFIAILARVAAMFVAFPAFMFQSTPMTVRAAMAIGVSLLLFPLVQPQFASAISDDVMVPARLLALLCSDFLSGALIGWLAQLMMLSFPISIQIMSTFIGISNVLQPDPELGAQSTPLSHLAQLSITLIVFSSSLYIFPLNALVGSYQVFPPGHFPFLGDAANSVAKATEYSFFLAFQLAMPVVLIGTIWPIMLGLLSRFSPGLQVYNLAMPAQLLGGIFLLALLLKSMLSVWTHAASAGLVLLPGYGLVH
- the flgC gene encoding flagellar basal body rod protein FlgC, coding for MEAQSERLRVVAENIANKDTVGSTPGADPYRRKTISFENVLDNNTGVSKVKVKKVGHDMSDFEMRYDPTNPAADTRGYVKMPNVNTMVEVVDSHEAQRSYEANLNTFQTTRTMVTRTIDLLK
- a CDS encoding TIGR03862 family flavoprotein, yielding MTEQSRPQVLVIGGGPAGLAAAETLTKGRCEVTVVDHMASFGRKLLMAGRSGLNLTNAEQESIFLKRYGAAEDWLTPALSAFSPAMMTAWAEELGQPCFTGSSGRVFPKTMKASPLLRAWLNRLADRGVHFRAGMRWQGWNSNGDIVLMSRDGKEEILTPDATVLALGGGSWTRLGSDGGWVSLLSAAGVAVAALRPANCGFHVEWSEGFKERFSGVPLKRIALSFAGETCRGEAVITDKGLEGGAVYTLSARLRDALERDGKAEVQLDLRPDFDVAQMTDRLKRSRARESLSNRLRKALQLPSVAVGLLREMGEIPTDPERLAQRLKAIPIKLTATEPLERAISSAGGICRDGVDQRFMLKALPGVFACGEMLDWEAPTGGYLLQAVMATGRAAGQGVLAWLAEREAVA
- a CDS encoding flagellar biosynthetic protein FliQ; translation: MNSVDVASVLRETLFVAVKVGAPALLASMAAGLLVSIFQAVTQINESTLAFLPKFLASMAALLVGGPFMYGTLVTYTRHVFDQLIVAGAS